In one window of Brassica rapa cultivar Chiifu-401-42 chromosome A07, CAAS_Brap_v3.01, whole genome shotgun sequence DNA:
- the LOC103831645 gene encoding tRNA-dihydrouridine(20/20a) synthase isoform X2, whose protein sequence is MSPRCSSALLSAAFILRVAPMMEWTDNHYRTLARIITKHAWLYTEMIAAQTLVHQQTNLDRFLAFSPQQHPIVLQLGGSNVESLAKAAKLSHPYGYDEINLNCGCPSPKVAGHGCFGVSLMLNPKLVGEAMSAIADNTNVPVTVKCRIGVDDHDSYDELCDFVYKVSTLSPTRHFIVHSRKALLGGISPADNRRIPPLKYEYYYALVRDFPDLRFTINGGITSISKVNAALREGAYGVMVGRAAYNNPWQTLGLVDTAVYGVPSSGLTRRQVLEQYQVYADSVLGTQGNGRPNVRDLVKPLLNIFHSENENSLWKRKADAAFKECKTVGSLLEESLKAIPDSVLDSPISESPESGEDDVFADVHNVLPPPYKAVEQVMLCA, encoded by the exons ATGTCTCCGAGATGTTCAAGTGCTCTTCTCTCCGCCGCTTTCATTCTCCG CGTCGCACCGATGATGGAGTGGACAGATAATCATTACAGGACGCTTGCTCGCATCATAACAAAGCACGCTTGGCTTTACACTGAGATGATTGCTGCTCAAACACTAGTTCACCAGCAGACCAATTTG GACAGGTTCTTGGCGTTTTCTCCGCAACAACATCCTATTGTTCTTCAACTCGGTGGGAGCAATGTGGAAAGCCTTGCAAAAGCTGCTAAGCTTTCTCATCCTTACGGATACGACGAGATTAATCTCAA CTGTGGATGCCCCAGTCCTAAGGTAGCTGGACATGGATGCTTTGGTGTTAGCCTCATGCTCAACCCCAAG CTTGTTGGAGAGGCAATGTCTGCCATTGCTGATAATACCAACGTCCCTGTTACTGTGAAATGTCGAATTGGTGTAGACGATCATGATTCCTATGATGAGCTCT GTGACTTTGTTTACAAGGTTTCTACTCTGTCACCAACTAGGCATTTCATTGTTCATTCACGCAAGGCACTGCTTGGTGGGATAAGCCCTGCTGATAACCGGAGAATCCCTCCTCTAAA GTATGAGTACTACTATGCCCTTGTGCGTGACTTCCCGGACTTGAGATTCACAATTAATGGAGGCATTACTTCTATATCGAAG GTAAACGCTGCATTGAGGGAAGGAGCTTACGGAGTCATGGTAGGCCGCGCTGCATACAACAA CCCATGGCAAACTCTAGGACTTGTTGACACTGCTGTTTATGGTGTTCCAAGTAGTGGACTTACACGCCGGCAG GTTCTAGAGCAATATCAAGTATACGCAGATTCTGTCTTAGGAACACAGGGAAACGGGAGGCCTAATGTGAGGGATTTAGTGAAG CCTCTTCTAAACATCTTCCACTCAGAGAATGAAAATAGCTTGTGGAAGCGAAAAGCGGACGCTGCTTTCAAAGAATGCAAG ACGGTTGGATCGTTGCTGGAAGAAAGCTTGAAGGCGATCCCAGACTCTGTCTTGGATTCCCCTATTTCGGAAAGTCCAGAGAGTGGAGAAGATGATGTGTTTGCTGATGTTCACAATGTATTGCCGCCTCCTTACAAAGCTGTAGAACAAGTCATGTTATGTGCTTAG
- the LOC103831645 gene encoding tRNA-dihydrouridine(20/20a) synthase isoform X1, which yields MWCLPSVRPNVSEMFKCSSLRRFHSPVLKQPTSARFSTTFSSESSPYLPPLFSVAPMMEWTDNHYRTLARIITKHAWLYTEMIAAQTLVHQQTNLDRFLAFSPQQHPIVLQLGGSNVESLAKAAKLSHPYGYDEINLNCGCPSPKVAGHGCFGVSLMLNPKLVGEAMSAIADNTNVPVTVKCRIGVDDHDSYDELCDFVYKVSTLSPTRHFIVHSRKALLGGISPADNRRIPPLKYEYYYALVRDFPDLRFTINGGITSISKVNAALREGAYGVMVGRAAYNNPWQTLGLVDTAVYGVPSSGLTRRQVLEQYQVYADSVLGTQGNGRPNVRDLVKPLLNIFHSENENSLWKRKADAAFKECKTVGSLLEESLKAIPDSVLDSPISESPESGEDDVFADVHNVLPPPYKAVEQVMLCA from the exons ATGTGGTGCCTACCAAGTGTTCGACCTAATGTCTCCGAGATGTTCAAGTGCTCTTCTCTCCGCCGCTTTCATTCTCCGGTACTTAAACAACCCACTTCTGctagattctccaccactttctCATCTGAGTCATCTCCTTATCTTCCTCCTTTATTCAG CGTCGCACCGATGATGGAGTGGACAGATAATCATTACAGGACGCTTGCTCGCATCATAACAAAGCACGCTTGGCTTTACACTGAGATGATTGCTGCTCAAACACTAGTTCACCAGCAGACCAATTTG GACAGGTTCTTGGCGTTTTCTCCGCAACAACATCCTATTGTTCTTCAACTCGGTGGGAGCAATGTGGAAAGCCTTGCAAAAGCTGCTAAGCTTTCTCATCCTTACGGATACGACGAGATTAATCTCAA CTGTGGATGCCCCAGTCCTAAGGTAGCTGGACATGGATGCTTTGGTGTTAGCCTCATGCTCAACCCCAAG CTTGTTGGAGAGGCAATGTCTGCCATTGCTGATAATACCAACGTCCCTGTTACTGTGAAATGTCGAATTGGTGTAGACGATCATGATTCCTATGATGAGCTCT GTGACTTTGTTTACAAGGTTTCTACTCTGTCACCAACTAGGCATTTCATTGTTCATTCACGCAAGGCACTGCTTGGTGGGATAAGCCCTGCTGATAACCGGAGAATCCCTCCTCTAAA GTATGAGTACTACTATGCCCTTGTGCGTGACTTCCCGGACTTGAGATTCACAATTAATGGAGGCATTACTTCTATATCGAAG GTAAACGCTGCATTGAGGGAAGGAGCTTACGGAGTCATGGTAGGCCGCGCTGCATACAACAA CCCATGGCAAACTCTAGGACTTGTTGACACTGCTGTTTATGGTGTTCCAAGTAGTGGACTTACACGCCGGCAG GTTCTAGAGCAATATCAAGTATACGCAGATTCTGTCTTAGGAACACAGGGAAACGGGAGGCCTAATGTGAGGGATTTAGTGAAG CCTCTTCTAAACATCTTCCACTCAGAGAATGAAAATAGCTTGTGGAAGCGAAAAGCGGACGCTGCTTTCAAAGAATGCAAG ACGGTTGGATCGTTGCTGGAAGAAAGCTTGAAGGCGATCCCAGACTCTGTCTTGGATTCCCCTATTTCGGAAAGTCCAGAGAGTGGAGAAGATGATGTGTTTGCTGATGTTCACAATGTATTGCCGCCTCCTTACAAAGCTGTAGAACAAGTCATGTTATGTGCTTAG
- the LOC103831645 gene encoding tRNA-dihydrouridine(20/20a) synthase isoform X3 — MMEWTDNHYRTLARIITKHAWLYTEMIAAQTLVHQQTNLDRFLAFSPQQHPIVLQLGGSNVESLAKAAKLSHPYGYDEINLNCGCPSPKVAGHGCFGVSLMLNPKLVGEAMSAIADNTNVPVTVKCRIGVDDHDSYDELCDFVYKVSTLSPTRHFIVHSRKALLGGISPADNRRIPPLKYEYYYALVRDFPDLRFTINGGITSISKVNAALREGAYGVMVGRAAYNNPWQTLGLVDTAVYGVPSSGLTRRQVLEQYQVYADSVLGTQGNGRPNVRDLVKPLLNIFHSENENSLWKRKADAAFKECKTVGSLLEESLKAIPDSVLDSPISESPESGEDDVFADVHNVLPPPYKAVEQVMLCA, encoded by the exons ATGATGGAGTGGACAGATAATCATTACAGGACGCTTGCTCGCATCATAACAAAGCACGCTTGGCTTTACACTGAGATGATTGCTGCTCAAACACTAGTTCACCAGCAGACCAATTTG GACAGGTTCTTGGCGTTTTCTCCGCAACAACATCCTATTGTTCTTCAACTCGGTGGGAGCAATGTGGAAAGCCTTGCAAAAGCTGCTAAGCTTTCTCATCCTTACGGATACGACGAGATTAATCTCAA CTGTGGATGCCCCAGTCCTAAGGTAGCTGGACATGGATGCTTTGGTGTTAGCCTCATGCTCAACCCCAAG CTTGTTGGAGAGGCAATGTCTGCCATTGCTGATAATACCAACGTCCCTGTTACTGTGAAATGTCGAATTGGTGTAGACGATCATGATTCCTATGATGAGCTCT GTGACTTTGTTTACAAGGTTTCTACTCTGTCACCAACTAGGCATTTCATTGTTCATTCACGCAAGGCACTGCTTGGTGGGATAAGCCCTGCTGATAACCGGAGAATCCCTCCTCTAAA GTATGAGTACTACTATGCCCTTGTGCGTGACTTCCCGGACTTGAGATTCACAATTAATGGAGGCATTACTTCTATATCGAAG GTAAACGCTGCATTGAGGGAAGGAGCTTACGGAGTCATGGTAGGCCGCGCTGCATACAACAA CCCATGGCAAACTCTAGGACTTGTTGACACTGCTGTTTATGGTGTTCCAAGTAGTGGACTTACACGCCGGCAG GTTCTAGAGCAATATCAAGTATACGCAGATTCTGTCTTAGGAACACAGGGAAACGGGAGGCCTAATGTGAGGGATTTAGTGAAG CCTCTTCTAAACATCTTCCACTCAGAGAATGAAAATAGCTTGTGGAAGCGAAAAGCGGACGCTGCTTTCAAAGAATGCAAG ACGGTTGGATCGTTGCTGGAAGAAAGCTTGAAGGCGATCCCAGACTCTGTCTTGGATTCCCCTATTTCGGAAAGTCCAGAGAGTGGAGAAGATGATGTGTTTGCTGATGTTCACAATGTATTGCCGCCTCCTTACAAAGCTGTAGAACAAGTCATGTTATGTGCTTAG